In Dioscorea cayenensis subsp. rotundata cultivar TDr96_F1 unplaced genomic scaffold, TDr96_F1_v2_PseudoChromosome.rev07_lg8_w22 25.fasta BLBR01000946.1, whole genome shotgun sequence, the DNA window aaaataaaaacttttagagCCAGCAGGTTAGAGATAATTTAACCAAAAATGAAATGCTGGAAGTCTCCTAGCTATGAAAAGATATAGTCGAAGAAGTAACATCATGAAAGGCATCATATCCTATAGTTCATAGCAAGAACAGATGTAGATGcagaaaacagaaaacaaaatcaggTGAGATAGGACTATCGGTGCCTGCATAAATTAACTCCTTTCAGATAGAAAACCTACAGCTTTTCACAGAGTGAAGCCCTCAGGTATAGCAAAACAATGTCGAAGACAAAATTTTCCCCATATGTCCATTCTCTTGTCCAAAATTTCTTGGGTCATGTTGCGAAGGTATGAAACACCTTAAGAcatagcaaaataaaataataaaataaatattatcaaaatattagaACATGGTTAGCCTTTATCAATCTAAAGGTTATTAAGCATTTGATGGATCCATTGTGAAGCATTAACGTCAGCCAATTCTAATGAAGTTATCTACAGCCAAATCAAATGAggataaagaaaaagaggagtTTACAGTTACTTCATGATTATATTTCAGTAAGATGCAGCcaatttaaatttaacttaGAATCATCCCACTAAACAATAGAAATTGATCATGGCCTTACATTTTCTAACCTATTCCAAATAGAAGAGAGAAGTGGAGTGTTAGACTTTGTATGTTAACCCTTTATTTCAAGATGCATAACAATGCTCAACTGTGAAGTATTCAACACAAAGCCTAGCGGCTTGAAAATCACATTATGCGGAATTTAaccccaaaaacaaaacaagaaaaaggaaatgtACACACCTAAGAATGCAGAAATGTTAACCAAATGGGGGCACAAACTATTTCAAGTCCCACTTCCATAGAGTTTTAGGTTTTTTCcttcctgtatgtattcatcattTTTGCCAACCACAAACAAAGGACTAAGGAACAGCTTGAAGTTCTTATAGTTTGGTCAATGTTTTTGTCTTCCATTCACAGTTCGTCCCAACTCAAGGCCGCCCCACAAACAAGCACCTTTGGTTAAATTCCTTCAAGCAGGAAcctcattatttaattttaaaacacaaataCCATTGTTGAAAAAGAAGGATTGTAAATCAAATACCATTGTTTGTGGTTTCAATCTACAGACCATTAGCAAAATGAATTGCCTCTCCCATCCATCTTAGATTGAGTATAATACAACAATTATCTATCATTCAGAGATAATAAATGATGCTAAACGTACTCTGATGATCAATCGTTCATAATCCTTGAAAATAACCACACATTTCTGATGAAATCTACAGGAATTTTCTTCCAAAGTTGTAACAAGGTCTGGAGAAACCTGTGAAACAGAGGTTCTACCTTAGGAAGATGAAGATCAGAAAGAGGAAATCATGATCACGAATCAGAAACACCAtcaattcaaacaagaaaatgaaagaatgaCTGAATGAGGGAGAAGATCATTTTTCTTCGATGAACTTTGagagaaacaatcaaaaactGAATTGAATACAAAGCTCTCCATTTACACAAAGCTAGTGAATGTCTTTAACAAACTTGCTGAGATGTGGCTggaaatgttttaattaattaataatatgctGACATGGCAAACAGCAAGTTGACTTAAATTTCATAGCTCGTGTAAATAATGAACTCCAGCTTCTTCTAATCACTCAATTCAATAAACATTTAACTCCATGAAGATGCATCAGCTTCTTCAATCACAGCAACTTCATAGCTTTTTACAACAGTTTTAGACAATCACCAACAAAACACTAAATCATCCATAAAACCACAACATCAATGAATAATACGGGCAAAGGCGAGGACTTTATACCTTGGCAAGCTCATCAGATTGCTTCTCCCCACATCCCGTGATGATTGAAGCCTGCCTGAGAAATCCAAAAAGTGCaaacattagggttgagaagagttacatagagagagagagagagagagagagagagagagatcaatAGATCATAAGGGGAGATCATCCGTAACTGGAGGCAGAACGGCGGCGTTGAGGACCTCATTGATGAAGCGCTGGGGGTTGAGATCGCAAGCATCGAAGACGGCCACGCTCTCACTTCACTCCATGGTCGCTGCTCTGGATTTGGGGGATGGGTTTTGAAATGAGCGGGAGAGCTCTCAGCCGTCCGATTTGCATTAAACGGCCAGATGTGCCTCGAGATATGGATCACTAGAATACAGCAACTAACTCCTACAATGTAGCAGGATTGTTTAATGTTCACATACAGTTCTTTGACTATTTCTAACACAAAGTACTGGTCCTACCGGATATTAACCAAAGATATGTATCTAATTAAAAGAAACTTAGGGAGAATGAGAGAATAAGTCtaaatcataccttcaatacTAGGATATATGTGTTTGCACAATTTTCATGAGGTGATCAAGGTAAGTGCTTGAAAAGAGTAGATGTCAGATGTTGACCCGAGACTTTGGAGAAAAGACAATCTTTGAGATACTTGTTGCATTATAGGGCAAGCCTTCGGATCAGTGATGAGATAATgcattgttattaaaatcaCCAAAGAGCACTTGGTTCGTGGCCACTTGATCACCTATATGAAGGGGAAGACGTGGATCTAGGATATCTTTCACTATCACACTCAATAATAAGTTGCTTAAGAGATCCCTGGGATGCGTTCCGCGTATCACTTCAAGTGCTACAATTCCAAAACTGTATACATCACATTTTTCAGTCACTCTCGTTGTATAGGCAAGCTCTACAAATACAAATCAAgcttaaaaatagaaatagttTAGTCCACTCCATCATTATTCATTACAAGGTTGATAAATCTAATAAGTCACATGGGTAGGTCTAATTATAACATAATTTGAATAGAAGAAGCAATCAAACTAATTTGGAGATGCATACATGCCTAGTGCCATGTACCCGTATGTGCTCTAACAATGGcttcacaaacaaaaaaacgaAATAGTCAAAGTGGCTTACAAGCATGAAAGACAAGCTTACTCCTCTTCTTCACTTGTTTGAAAGATCAAACCAAACTTCTTGGAGTTTTCAAGCCAATCTCAAGCTCCTTCTTCAATTCCTCAAAACCCCTTTTCTTTATCTCTCTCACTCCTCTTCAAATGTCGCTTTTAAGATCGCCAACTTATGGGTCCAACCACACCCGTGCTTAAAGCCGTCCTCTTCCATAAACTCGATTCCTAAGATCAGCACACCCGTACTCCTTGCCGTGCTCAAGAGCACCACCATGCATTACACTTGGAGGCCATGTTCACCAAAATCTCAATCTCCTGAGCGTGCTTTTCCAAATCTCAAATTCCTGAGATTTGCACGATCTCAAAGACGTATTTCTGAGTGTACATAAAACAATAGCCATATGTACACATAAACAATATCATGAACAGTAACTCATCTCATTAGATTTATATCCTAAGATAGCATTGCCAAAAAGTCAAAAGCAACAGAACAAAGCATGCAAAACACACAGAACAGAGCATGCTTAAGTTACCTAAgctagaaaagaataaaaatcatttataatattGCTTGCGACATGAATGTAATTCTAATGCACAAGATTTTTAGCTAATGGAACAAGAGATATTTGTTGCCCTTGTTCctcattatttatgtaattgaAATCACGCTAAAATTGAGAGGATATCAAGCAAGGTTGGTGGCTCACTAGCAATTAACACAGCATAACAGAAagttaaatttttctaaaatatatatgacaaataCTTGGCCAAGTTTCAAGGTGGGAGGAATAAAATCTTTCGTTATATAAATTGGTGATGTGCATCAGTGTATGGTTTACTAGCAATAAAGAATATTGTGAAATCTTCTCTACTCTGGCATGAGTCAagagcacatatatatatatatatcttaacaTAAGTACAGTAGTTAGCTTTATTTATGCCGAAAGATTGATGTACATAATCAAGAGAAGGcttcaatatgaaaagaatttttttttatatatataaaatggaaCAACCACCTTGCTAACATATAGGAGAGTTAATTATAAGAGtacaaaataatgaagataaaGTTaaggaaaattaattaaaaaatacaaaataatgaagataaGGAGCACCAAGAGATGGGTCCAGCAAACATGAAAAGTGGAGTACTATGAAAAGTCAAGGGAAAGATCACCCTCCCTTAAGTGACTAAGATTGTGCTTTTTCATTGGTAAAGGCGTACAGAGACGttcaacattccatttgttTAGGATGCTCAGTAGAAAGAGCTGCAACAGACCAcacatataattataatataagttCTCATCATATTATACACTTAGACAAGCAAGTTTATATTGGAGTAGTAGGTTTATATTATTCAAACTACCATTTATTTTGACCCATGTGATTGCATGAGAAATTTTTTCTCACTATTAATACATAAgcttgattaaaatataagaacATAGTAATAAGCATGACTAAAGTTCAATCACATACTGGAATATTTGCAACCATACAATAAATTCAgtcaaaaagaaatataaatgcaaAGTTACCGGTCTTAATGGATATTAAGTAAGGATATGTATCTTTTTAAAGAAACTTGGGAAATGGAGAGATTAAGACTGGATCATACCTTCCTtactagaaatatatatattcctccCCAACGTTCCCATCATTCATGCTCTTGATCATCAACATGTGTTTGTACAATGTTTATGAGGTGATCAAGGGTAAGTGCCTGAAAAGAATTGATGTCAGATGCTGCCAAGGACTTTGAAAAAGACAACCTTTGAGATACTTGTTGCATTGTAGGGCGAGTCTGTGGATCAATGTTGATGCACTGCATTgctattaaaatcattaaaagcaCTTGGTTTGTGGTCACTTGATCAGCTAAGCGAAGAGGAATACGTGGATCTAGCATATCTTTCACTAACATACTCAGTGATAAGTTGCTTAGGAGATCTCCAGGATGT includes these proteins:
- the LOC120255331 gene encoding uncharacterized protein LOC120255331 isoform X1 translates to MLAISTPSASSMRSSTPPFCLQQASIITGCGEKQSDELAKVSPDLVTTLEENSCRFHQKCVVIFKDYERLIIRARSASHLRDCQRDNRYGSAPITAAYKPLRKILLPYDSGGVELLFLPLGPTLSKTCLSRIYQLKEDMTQNLILT